A segment of the Cryptosporidium parvum Iowa II chromosome 5, whole genome shotgun sequence genome:
tttgaatttcttcCCAGAAATCGCAAAcacaatttattatttgatttgatATTGTCGTTAGTGTctcttcaaaatattcatttccAGTATTTTTTGATAACATAtcattcattattattgccAGTGACTCTATTCCATGACAGTAGAAATCTGTTATTGAtataaaatttgattttttaacATTATAAATAGATTCAATATGTTGATCTATTAACTCACTATTGTTTAACTTACTAACTGACCTGAGATGCTCCTGATAgtcatttaaattattaaattcaactttttcaaaataGAAAGGTAAAATTGACACTCCAAACTTGCTAAAATATGAGTTCCAAAATGATTCATCAGCATACTGGAGATATTTTTTGCTAAATGCGTGATAAGaaaaattgttaattaAATCCTCATTTTTACTATCCAAAATCCGTTTAATGTTTTCAATTAGCGAATACTTCTTGCTGGtaacaaataaatgaaaattttttgGTGATATTGgtaataattcatcatttgaGTCAGCTGCAAGTGTCTGTTTATTGCTGGTCGGACtataatttgattttgcAAGTAAAAaagtaaagaaaatatgatCATCTGTGCTAATGTCGTTGCAGTCAGCAAGACTTtcataaattatttcataatACTCATCAACTTTAAGGAATGATGGCCcaagaatttgaataaaattaattatcttgctataaataaatagttCATCTTTAAAAAACTCTTTTAGTTGAGAAATAAAGTCTCTCTTAATAAAGTGTATTCCCAACTTTGAAATTGAGGGCATATCCTCTTCCATAATAAATAACTGTTTTTTAGAATTAGTATCAATTGGTTCTATATATCGACCTTCTTCTGTTAGAAACAACGGTAAGCGTTTTAGCTTTTgcaaatcaaaattaatatctgCATaagaatcaattaaattttcaatcaaaagaaaaagattaaaataCCATTCATAATTTCTGccaaaataagaataatcagaaattattcctttaattatatcaaCCAAAATATCTATATTGAATTCAGTTATTCCTAAATCTCtcaataaaatattctcTGTATTATTTGCGAAtgcattattaattaaaaacttattagaatatttttttaacaaataagaaaattcattaatatttggaaaaatatctaataatattttaaatgtCCTTGAgtcattatttataaaaacaGAATTTGAAGGTTgtatgaatattttttcgCATGTATAAATacatttttcatttattaaagctttattaattttgggAATTATTGGTATGAAAAATTCGTCTATATTATCAGCTTTTGTTGGTAATATTCCTAGAAACgacttctttaataaatgaaaacCATTTGTTTCACGTAACtttgatattaaataaataattgcaTTAGGTATAATTTCGCGAATATAAATGTTCcaatttgaatcaattgATATTGATTCCCTAGATGATGTAAGCTCGAAGTCTGCTTGAAGTATAAATTTCAATCCATATGACCTAATAGGCAAAAATGAAAACACCTCTTTATTGTCATAATTACATTCTCCATCAAATGTATCTGATTcgttatttatttctattccAATAGCCaaattgtttaattttttatttttaaccaagtttgaaatatttttgggaatttcaaaattataattcacaattaaaaatgattttgtaatatttctattggATGAAAGTTTTCGCTTCTTATTTGTGGGATCACACATTATGtgtttaaaaatatttaccaagattaaatcttttgaaattaactTTTCAGATCTTGTTATTACCGTAACCCTATCATTAGTAATTagtttaattctttttaatttatttgtaaataggattatattatcatttaattttaaatcttcaaaaattatatcTTCTTTATAAGGGAGCCAAAATTTAGTTTTATAAGTAGAAACTTCTATTTCATACTCATTATGAAATTTGtgatttggaattaaattatataattcttCATCAACCCATTCCGGAAAAATATAGGATCCATGCTTTGAATTTAAGTTGAACTTGAAACAATAGCCATtactaaaaataaatggagtgtttgtaattaaaaatacGCTTTTAAATCCGATTCCAAAGCAAccaattttcttttcattaaaaactTTTGAGCTATTTCCAATATCACAAATTGAACTAATATCTCCTTCAGTAAAtccaatttcattattaattacaagCACACCATTTTTGtgaaatacaaaaataattgaaggTATTTTTCCAATACAAGAACAATACTGGTTATCATCAGCATTTTGTATCAACTCGAATATAAAGTGATTAATTTTCGTGTAAAGTTTAATTGATAGATTTTTGCAtgattgatttattatacTAGtgtaattttgaattatctgGTTATAATCTTTATCAAGAGCTTTTTCTGAAATAccaaatttttgtttttgaatagacaaaataaaacttttacagtcaaaaatatttatggaCTTATAGTTTGAACAATATTCACATCTTAActcttcaaaaataaattcatcttCAGTAGACATTTTTACTAAGcattcattttcttccaaACTATCTTCAACTTCAAGCGATATTGTTAAGTTTAAAGAATTGCAATAAAACTTGTTATAAAAATCATTTCTGATTTTGGAAGGTAAAACCTGAATTAACTTATTTAGTTCAgaaatattgttattttttgatatgCTTTCAGATAATGATTTAACAAATTCGTCTCTTTCAACctttaaaacaaaaagaattgTCATTAATAAGTAGTCCCATAAGTCCAAATATAGAACTGGAGGGCAAATTCGCAAAAtgcaagaaaaaaaatcaattaaattaaatgatttacAAATACATGATGATATATCAGTTCTTAGTATTTcttttggaaataatttaataaagttttCAACTCCATTTTCTTGAATACATCCGCctataaaataatttaaagtGTTAATCTCATTACATTGAGCTATTGAATCAATCATCAAGGAATAATAAGCATGTGCTGTAGAATATTTTTCACTATTAGgctttaaaattttatatatgCATATTTGgcaattattaatttttacGTTTGTTGATTTAGGCTTATTAccattttttgaaaatttgataaaattaaaatgtcTTAATAACTCGTTATCAATATTCTTATCTAAAAATTCTGTTAACTCTCCATATCTAATATGGTTATTTGCTGAATACCAAAATAAATGATcatataaatcaattaatattggtgctgaatgaataatttttactaaattatttgagaaaaaaCCATCGTTAAGAGAATCATTTAAgcttgaaattaataagtcAGTCTGATTAATTTTAAGAGATAGTAAATCAACTACTCgattattttgttttacATTGCTTTCGACAAGAAACGCTTCTCTAGTCATATCTTCAAGGCTTAAACCTAATAAGTCTAAATCTAATCCAAATTCCtctattaaaattaaattaattgattctttgataaatttttgatcagtttgatttaaatatctTTTAACCGTTTTAAAGATTGTATGAAAAAATTTACAATCAAATTGATCAGACTTTTTGCCTAatttttcatcttcaaatCGTAAACAAATACCATATGTCGAAAAAAACTCTAAAATTCCACTagttaatatttctttgtTTGTATTTGATATTGTTTTTTGACTAAAAATCTTACTTAGAACATAAAAAATACTGGtagaattgaaaattcCTATTCCTTCCAAAGAACTTGACTCTATTGCCTGAAGAAAGTCAATAATTGTAGAATAATCgtttctattaatatttgataatgaaaaatttatcGAGTTCAATAACGAGTCTACTTCAATCGAATTTCTCATATGATTTGcataattaattgaattaataaaattgtcatcttttgtttttattaaatgataTCTCCATGAAATTGAGCTTAGAGATTTTAAAATAGCATAAAGTACTCTTTTATATCTTTGTTTTGATTCTAGAGAGAACAGATCTTGATTTTCtagaaaattattgaaatgaaaaagtctatttattgatttcaAAAACAAGTTGAAATGATTTTCTGCCTTATCATAGCATGATgcaaatgaattttttgtattaatatcgtttaatattgaatatatgtTAAATATCTCGCGACTATATCTCgattgaaatttttttgagaCTGCTCTAATATGTGAACAAAATGACTTATCTTTGCTTGGGCAAGTACACTCAAAAAGAAGCATATCTACAATTCGATAATCTGTGCTGAATGAGCAAACATTATAAATATCTGGGTCTTTATCACAAAGCATAATGCC
Coding sequences within it:
- a CDS encoding superfamily I helicase; amino-acid sequence: MNKKVDIITQNPHGIMLCDKDPDIYNVCSFSTDYRIVDMLLFECTCPSKDKSFCSHIRAVSKKFQSRYSREIFNIYSILNDINTKNSFASCYDKAENHFNLFLKSINRLFHFNNFLENQDLFSLESKQRYKRVLYAILKSLSSISWRYHLIKTKDDNFINSINYANHMRNSIEVDSLLNSINFSLSNINRNDYSTIIDFLQAIESSSLEGIGIFNSTSIFYVLSKIFSQKTISNTNKEILTSGILEFFSTYGICLRFEDEKLGKKSDQFDCKFFHTIFKTVKRYLNQTDQKFIKESINLILIEEFGLDLDLLGLSLEDMTREAFLVESNVKQNNRVVDLLSLKINQTDLLISSLNDSLNDGFFSNNLVKIIHSAPILIDLYDHLFWYSANNHIRYGELTEFLDKNIDNELLRHFNFIKFSKNGNKPKSTNVKINNCQICIYKILKPNSEKYSTAHAYYSLMIDSIAQCNEINTLNYFIGGCIQENGVENFIKLFPKEILRTDISSCICKSFNLIDFFSCILRICPPVLYLDLWDYLLMTILFVLKVERDEFVKSLSESISKNNNISELNKLIQVLPSKIRNDFYNKFYCNSLNLTISLEVEDSLEENECLVKMSTEDEFIFEELRCEYCSNYKSINIFDCKSFILSIQKQKFGISEKALDKDYNQIIQNYTSIINQSCKNLSIKLYTKINHFIFELIQNADDNQYCSCIGKIPSIIFVFHKNGVLVINNEIGFTEGDISSICDIGNSSKVFNEKKIGCFGIGFKSVFLITNTPFIFSNGYCFKFNLNSKHGSYIFPEWVDEELYNLIPNHKFHNEYEIEVSTYKTKFWLPYKEDIIFEDLKLNDNIILFTNKLKRIKLITNDRVTVITRSEKLISKDLILVNIFKHIMCDPTNKKRKLSSNRNITKSFLIVNYNFEIPKNISNLVKNKKLNNLAIGIEINNESDTFDGECNYDNKEVFSFLPIRSYGLKFILQADFELTSSRESISIDSNWNIYIREIIPNAIIYLISKLRETNGFHLLKKSFLGILPTKADNIDEFFIPIIPKINKALINEKCIYTCEKIFIQPSNSVFINNDSRTFKILLDIFPNINEFSYLLKKYSNKFLINNAFANNTENILLRDLGITEFNIDILVDIIKGIISDYSYFGRNYEWYFNLFLLIENLIDSYADINFDLQKLKRLPLFLTEEGRYIEPIDTNSKKQLFIMEEDMPSISKLGIHFIKRDFISQLKEFFKDELFIYSKIINFIQILGPSFLKVDEYYEIIYESLADCNDISTDDHIFFTFLLAKSNYSPTSNKQTLAADSNDELLPISPKNFHLFVTSKKYSLIENIKRILDSKNEDLINNFSYHAFSKKYLQYADESFWNSYFSKFGVSILPFYFEKVEFNNLNDYQEHLRSVSKLNNSELIDQHIESIYNVKKSNFISITDFYCHGIESLAIIMNDMLSKNTGNEYFEETLTTISNQIINCVCDFWEEIQIYWSINIHEIIKKPSFVQLQFSSYPIFVSKYLSNNNFIFQHLCPPKMLTLYTNTQHHKVISKFVNFLILDNTEKNMSITLSDAFSTITEISLEYLCSLIEALHNPSFYKISLYNLNQINPSSYISLLELIIKESKSNISMNSLDTLRKNLRFPFQDECKNLIWKNLEELYWSDENILPKSHSLFYQFSNIYKLSISINDILSFFLLLGVPLNPERKHLIAHLIEIYKIKRIEADSKQLLTYVSIVTQLYKYDKTILYGLLNLPTIKKNNYCIWLNADLIRDNNEVIFSNSMLFHHFAYRFFSEKKVVWSPIMFTIMQPSLNMQNLDFDELTHDWNTICFQLFKNSEDLSLDIYPNTELSLDSTFYFEIIINIFGPLYEESIKDKVKKRKNWSELISKSNIVVSNTNISIKCLEKSFYTPALFDFKTNKLYVKHQNKLGGDEIEEALLSILTFITSFFPKYYPNLKSIMVTKHIFKDAIKKFESSRNEMAWDKFIINWIKKIEIEIGIKIDLKYFLLSDYVDNAALKLSNDVQLNEELQIEYNTNCPKKIF